Sequence from the Carassius gibelio isolate Cgi1373 ecotype wild population from Czech Republic chromosome A7, carGib1.2-hapl.c, whole genome shotgun sequence genome:
ctgtttatttctgatGTGGTTTATTCGTCTGTCATTGATATTTAAGGTGATCTTAATTCACTTGAAGAGATGAAGTAGCCATTTTATGTGGGAACaagcttttttattttgcttttgaaaCGGATAGATTTTAGttgtaaattaagtttttttttttttcaatttcatcaAGTCATATCCAGATCAATGGTTTTAGTGGGGAATGTTTTGCTGCTAAGGACCATTTTACATGTCATTGCATTTCTTGTTTAGAGAAACCCTAATGTATAAAATGCACTATGGCTCTTGAAAACAATGTTTTGTATGCTTTTGAAGTTCATGATCTCAGAATAATGCTGAATGTATCATTGTGCAAAAGATAAAACGGTCTAAATTTAAACTGGAGTGATTTTCCATGCATCAGAAGACAGAATCAGCACATTATTACTCTACGGCTCTGATCTCTACCTACTGGAAACTTTAttaggcttctgattggccaacgtGGCTTTCCAGTTGAGAACAGGTCACCAACTTGTTGGCATGCTTTAGTGGAAGACTTCTAGAAAAATAAAAACCCCACATAAAAATACCCATGTACTTGTGGACATGTCCTTAGAATCAACACAAGCCAGAAAGTTGTATTAAATCTTTggattttaattgaatttaagcTTTAATGTGTCCACTAcgagtagagatgttccgataccctttttctcttcccgataccgattccgatacctgggctcagggtatcggccgataccgagtactgatccgatacctgggtgtatatctgtatatacagctgtatatactactagccctgtgtaaattgctagaatttttttatggtgtgcttcagacagatccctcaataaaacatgaacaaatacatggtgaactactgtatttattacagtatttttattatctaacatgaatttgacagtattatttattttcttatgcaaaaaagaacttcaaatgcagccaaaaatctaacaccgcaaactaaaaaaggtatttaagttttacaatataactgtataaaaaaactgcaacaaataagtctaggaatataaaaaaagatctattaatcagataatctctaacaagtaaaaaacaagtaaaaaacaagcaaccatctaggcataattattattattatagagatgtattattattactgtaggctacaacagtagctttatatattgtcaatttactcatgtaaaccaaacatttattttaatgggctgccatgaagatctttgagtgtctgtgtttatgatatgacagtattctcaaatgaaacggtaaattctcatgaagtgacggtttatgcgttcgtgtcctcatgacacacagcagagactacaaaacagcgagctctcgcgcatctgtgccagtcacccacagagatgtagattttgcgggagtaatatttaaatagtattttgcagtttaatattcacagacactatatattcggctactgtctggagccctgcgttttgacttacacggaagcgactgaacgcagttgccggtactgaatatactcgagagtctgtaactaccggtactacagagacatactgctaaccactgatctataatatagtagcggcttcactgtgttttggcagtttagaatgtgatgagtgatccagtcatatatagataagggctgctaacgcgttttcatttcttcttcgctgctctaaacaggggttgcttgtggcaacacagcacaacttcctgtgttttcaatgcattttgagcagcgaagaagaaccgtgcagcggttaggcaaagcttgcggtcataactaggtcttttttaagaaaatggtatcggatcggtatatgggttcatgtactcgccgatgccgatgccagaatttgttgtggtatcggagatatttccgatactagtatcggaatcggaacaactctaactACGAGGTACAACAAACAGCTCCAGGACttttaataacagtaaaaaaacaatttaaacccTCAGGTTAAAAATttaatctttataaaaaaaagtagaaaCATTTATACAAATGAACCAATATGTACATCAGTTTAAAAAGCAGCGGTCCATCTCCCAATATGGCGTAAACAAAATAAAGTGCAGGTTTTAGTGTCCATTCCCACATAGAAATTCTCAAGATCTGGACAGCAGGGGAGCAGCCAGATCCTTCACAAGAGAGGACTTCAACTGGGGAAGAAGGCTGATCTTCATGAGTCTACTGCTGGAGTATTTCTTTCTCACGGTCTGTAAAAGATGGACAACTTCAGAACATTCAGTAGAACCAAACCCCCATGCCCAAGTATTAAAGTGCTTACCACATGCTTTGAGAGCCCTTCATTGACCATAACCACATTTTTGGCAATATGCTGCATGATAGGCTTCAGGTGGGCCTCATCATATGTAGAGTAGTGTTGCTGGGTTggtgactttttatatatataaaaaaaaaaatagaaattgagGAATGGGTGCAGATActggaagaaaaaagaaaaaattaaacacCACCTTACCCATTTTTGTCCATCAAGTACAAGCTGTGAGAGGCACAGAGCAGCAGCTGCGGACTCCGAAGGGTTAAAGTGGACCATGTCATAGTCAAGTAGCATCAGTTCAAGGAAATATTTTGCCAGGGTGTGCTTCTCAGCATCCGCCTGAAAGGTAAACAAGGCAAAGAGGTCTCTAAACATCTGAACCCAACAAATCAGCCAAACCAATCAGGGATCATAACACCTGAACTTACATTCCCAGCCTTTGAAGCCCTCCGCAGAAAGTGCAGGGGCAGAGGACGTCCGAGCTCAAAGTTCAGCTCACTGAGAATCAGCATCTCCATCTCTCGGATCTGGGCTTTTGTGAAGGCACCATCTGCAATGTAGGCAAAGTCCCCAACCATTGGCACGTACATTTCCTCGTATTTACAAGCAATCAGCATTGCGGTAACACCCACTAGCTGAAGCTTCTTACGGGTCACAGGCTGGAcctgaaaggagaaaaaaataaaataaaaaaaaaataaagtaaaaataaaaccttaacaTTAAACCTACGCATGCTATGGGGTTGACAAATAAATGCTGGTATATTGTTAGTATTAGCTAGTTCATGCTAGCTAATACTAACAAATGGAAACTTGTAAAGCGCAACTCCTTTTGGAATAACTTGTACCTGGAGAAAGCGATCAAGGATGGCTACAGTCATGTACAAGGTTTCCTGCAGGAGCTGAAATCTCGAGTGCACCTGAATCAGCCAGTCAACCAGGAGAGCGCGCATCCGTCCATTGATATCATAACCTCGCATGTAACGAGGACGAACGGACTGCTTACTCTGGAACAAGAGGACAGCAGCTGTAGGAAGCATGAAGGTCAAATGAAGAGGTTACATTATAACGTGCAAGTACCTCAAGGCTTTGCAGATACGCATAGATGTCCTTCACATATTCAGGACACAGCTGGGGCATGTCAGTGTCCCCTTCATCGATGTCTTCGACTGGAAAGAGAGTGTTGGAAAAGGCTTGACACAGTTCTTCTTCCTTCATGCTCACATCAGCTTGAGCAGGGGGCAGCGCTGGGACAGCCTGGGGGATCTCGAGTTGTACCTGGGCACGTCTGGGTTGAACAACAGCTGGCTGGGCAGTTGGTTTGACAGACAGCACGGGTTTCACATTCTGAAAAGCAGAGAGGAAAGAGCGATATGTAACATGCTGTTCAAATGCGCACGTTGCATAGCGGCAAATAAAGACACGCACCTTAGTCTGAACGGGTTTGTGTGTAAAGTTTGACAATTCGCCAAACACAGGCCTCCTCGCTGCGCCGTTTACAGGCCCGCCTTTGCCACCGATAAAAACAGGATTGTTTGCATTGCGCTGTATGAGAAAAGGCAGTTAAAAATTAGGAATCTTCCTAAACGCCATTTCATCACCACTATTAGCAATTTAAGCTAGCGAAACCTAAATCAAAAACATGTTTCTGCATCACATACTCACCAAAGCATTCATTTCCATGGCGAATACGGGAGAGATCTtgtttaaataaaacttaaaaacgtttttttttaaaaaaaggaccGTTAAGCTTCGCTTAGTATTCCTTTTCCAGCTCAACTCACAACAAGCCGTACAGTACACAACACAAAGGGCCTGCTGGGGATTCAAATACCGCTCCGCTCTTTCTGATTGGTCACTGCCTCGGGGAATACTCGACTTCGATTGGTTAAAAACGAAAGGGTCGCTTGTCAGTCTTTCTTCATATCCGGTTTCACGGTGGCACTGTAAAACAGGGCAAAGAACTTACAGGTTGTTTGACTGTTTCCTTAGTTGTTTTAGTTTTAAGTAGTCATAGGTTATATTGTGTTTATAATAGGCTCTGCTGGTCAAagactttttctttttataggattaacacatttttacaattaaacaaTTTGAATATGAAACAATTGTTTGCTACTGAATAAAGCatttaataaaacctgtttttatacattctatgaataaaacacaataaaagcaaAAGCAACCATGTGTGTCATTTATATAATGActataaaaagctaaaaaaaaaaaaagatggattcATGAAAGATTTTTTCATGCCCTGACTCTATGTTTTgttcacttaaagggatactccaccccaaaataaaaatttggtcATTAATCCCTTACccccatatcgttccaaacctgtaaaagctttgttcgtcttcgaaACACGAttcaagatattttggatgaaaaccgggaggcttgtgactgtcccactgATTGTcaagtaaattatgaaaaatttgAAAGACATCAACAGAACAGtcaatctgccatcagtggttcaaccgtaatgttatgaagcaacaagaatactttttgtacagtacatgaataaaacaaaaataacaaatttattcaacaatttgtctcctctgagTCACTGTACTGTATTGGCATTTTGAAGAATATCCGCTGAACGCAGGCAGTGTATGCTCTTCTTTATCAGCTGCGCCACAAGGATGCGTTGTTTTTtgttcaaatcaaagtgtaaaaaACTCACAGAAAACATATCCGTGTGGTGCGGCTCTCACAAAAAAGCACACGCTGCCTGCTCTCAGCGgatattctgtttatttaaaaactgcattatgtgCAATTTACAGGTTTTCATAGATTTTTATAAATTGAACGTTgcttgttatatttaaaaaataaatagtaattaaactTAAGTTTGGGTTCTGTTGTTAACTGTAACTTTATAGTGTATATTAATGTAAAAGGACTCACTGTAGTTCAGAGAATTAGCCGTTACACTCCTAGTTTTTATAATAAACCTTTGAAAATCAAATTCTGGATACAAATtctttaatgttattataacctaaagaaaGTTGGAAACAGAAAATAGCGtttttcatcttgccactttcttggtaaagaaaacaaattcataatcaaaatggatttatagcattttggaaccaaactcttcattttCATAACAACATTAGCTGCTTAAAATTAAGAAAGTTATCAACATAACTGATATTCAAAATGGTTAGCAAGCCTGTTGCCTCACAGCAAGAAGGTCCCTGGTGTGAGTCTCAGCGTATCCAGGATACCTTTCTGTGTGGAGTTTGCATGTTTGTGCATGTGCGTGGGTTTCCTCCGGGTGCTCTGGTTTCCCCCACAATCCAAACACATGCAGTATAGGtgtagtgaaaaaggaaagaaaggaaagaacatgatgtgtggccaagtatagttgacccatacttggaattggtgcatctgcatccaagtgcacacacacagcagtgataagtgaaaacacacacacacacacacagagcagtgggaaGCTAATGCTGTGGTGCATGAGGAGCTTTTGGGGGTTGGGTGCCTCATCGTGGTATTGAGGGCACTGGTCATTCACACGACTGCCCCCTTTTTCCCCAGTCGGCTGTAGTCTGAGCTGTGTGTTCAGGCACAGATTTTTGGTCCAGACGCTGCCGGATTTATTCGCTGCTAGTTCTTTGAGGTCGGCTTGGTGTGTCCTGGCCTTTAAAATAATTGGTTGAACCTAAAAAGTCAGGCTTAGTGGTTGGCAGCATGAAGGAAAATGTATATGATGCTTTACTATTATTTTTGGAATACTGTAGATTATTGCAGATAGATGCAGaaaatttgaaattgtaataagataataagaaaaaaacatttatatggaGTTAAACATTGAGAGTATTTTTAATGCCCATCATAAACATTACATAATTAAAGTATatcagacaacaacaaaaaaaaaaaaaaactgtaaaaatgtcttACTTCATAATTTGCCTTTATGGAccgaaaattttaaataaataaattgacaatATACTGTATCTGTAATAAtaatcatgatgatgatgatatcaaAAATGGTTATACATTCTGAAAttcgtttttgttttctttctatttttaataGAAATCTACACAACTTGTTCCAAATCGTTGACTCAGTTCagagcacactgaaaaaaataaaataataataataattcacttgacgCCCCCTGAGCGGATCAAAAGATTGGAAACACTGGGAAAGCTAATAGTAAATTACTGAGAAAATCGTACACAAATTATCCCCagggtttaaaaataaatacaaattggcACCAAACCAACATTGCTTTTAGCAAAAAGAGTAACTCTGTGAAGTGTTGCTTGCAAGAATATATCGACAAACCCATAAAAGCAGACATATGTACATGAAGCTACCCACTGatgatctatatataaatatatatatatatatatatatatatatatatatatatatatatatatatatatatatatatataaaatatctacaTTCAGTGGTGCTACCACGTTCTGCCACTGGAGGGCATGAGGGGACCAACCACATAATACAACAGTAACGTAAACCAGCCAAGACTCACAAACCGCACTAAACTCTATATAGATTCACAAGAGTCAGTAGTCAGCGATTATGATCATTCATGGGTTATTTACGTTCTAAATTTCAACTAGCCTTTAAGTAATGTTGTGTGGTCCTCGAGAGTCGTCAAAGATGCGAGAATGTCGTAAAATGTCGAAACGCTTGCTCGCACGCAGCAGCGGcgctgttcacacacacacacacacacacacacacacacacacacacacatagcagcgCTCGAATGGACGCCGCGGATCGGCAGGAATGGGGACTCGCACCCGAGGGCAAACGGGGAGGAATTCGTGCCACATATGACCGCTAAATAAAATGTTCTCTATGTACGTTTAGCTCGCCGTGACGTTGAACGTGTGTTATTGTGACTCGCGCGCGTATCCTGATATCTGTGAAGCGGAATCGTCGAAGTATCCGTCAGTTAGCGGGCGGCTAAAGCGCTGGgcctctctctgctctctcgGGTTTGTGTGACTGTCAGTTTCACAcaatcctccgctgacgttcaCGCGCTTCCCCAATACTTTTATACTTCTATCGACGCAAATTGTACATTGGAAAGGGGCTTAAGTCCTAGAGGGATAGTTTTCTGACGTGTACAGAGGTAAGTGGTgctgtttatgtttgttttaacGCTACATTTCAGTTGGTTGAAGCTATTGTTTAACTGGAGAGGCTAATAGCCAGCCGCTAGCAGTTTCAGTAGATAGTGTGTGTGTCCCATCCAGGCCCGGTGGACTACTGATACACAACTTGAGCTGTCACCATTGCTTAAATGTATCTTAGATGTCTATTTAAGGATGTTTTTTCATCTCCAGCTCTATCGGCTGATTTGGTGAAGAAAGAGAGAACGACAACATCCACATGCCATCGGTGCCTTTGCTTTTCTGTTGTTTATCAGCCCCCTCGTTGTCCTTGTGTTGTGATTTATGGCATTGTTATCGAAGCAGATGTTATTTGATTGGAAATGTGAAAGCTGGCCTCATCATTTTAAGAGGGAATTGGTCAGCAGCTCTTGCTCTCTTGAACAGCCAGCTGGATCAGATTCCAGCCTGTGCATTTCCAGTAACATTTTCAATCTGCCTCTTGGGAGTATGGCATATGTGATGTTGACTCCCATAAAATCAGTGGCATCTGAAATAAAAGAGACTGGATTATTAATGTCACCATGGCTTGTTCACAACATCTTCTCTTTCAACTGTGCTCTTCCAACATCTGTTTtggaaaaatacataatttaaaataagaggcAGTGTCTTCTTTTGCTTCCAGTTGTGGTTATCTCCATATTTCATCCAGATATGAAAATGCTATGCCATTTGTCTTAATGtctcattaaaatataatgtcaTCTGCCTTATTAATTAGTATGTATTAATAATAAGTGTAAGACGTCATGCCTGGTGAAGGGATACTGTGTTTTTAGGCTTGTTAGTGTCTTGTTTTCTGAGCTTAATCTCTGTTTGGATATTTACTCCTGGTCTTCACATTGAGGGAAAGGCTGTCGCAGTGGTTTGGATGATATATTTTAGTTAATTCTTTCAAATTGTAGAATAGTTTAAATTAATGATGCATCATGCAGGGCTGTAAAAGGGAAGTTCAGCATGAAATACAACAGCAGGTTTTACTTCCCCTGTGGAAATGTGTACAGCTGAATATTTACAATTGTCTTGGTCGGTAAGATTACACTGGCTTCAGAGATGAACCACACATCATCTTTTTAAGTGTGTTgtcaaatgtttttcattatattatatattagttatgttccataacattaattttatgGGGTTGTACCACTGCAGATTATTATATTCAGATGTATCTATGTAGCTGAATATTtagctaaaaacaaaaacaataataataataataatattaaaaatcacTTCTGAAAACACCCCACAAAAAGCAGTAGTATCGATCTGTAACATTAGATTGCCTAGACCTAGAGAACCGTATAATGTAATATCAAATGATTTAAAATCTATTCATAAggaatatttattacattatattgatGTTTTGTGTGTTGTTTGAGTACTTGTTTTATGTTGATTGCCAGTAACAGCTGTATGTTAGATATGACATaacttgtaaaaatattttattttgcttgtttgaaaaaaaaaaaatcgtaaaaaaacaaacaaacaaaaattctcAGTGCACAATTGTGACCCTCCTCCATGATGTAAAGTGAGAGTCtactattaataaatgcaaaaaaacttCTATCACTAAAACAGTCCTTTTTTAGCCTCTCAGATGTAACTTTAATTAttattgccatttaaaaaaaaaaaaagaaaaacactgtgtggtgatttttaagttatatttacaattattctGCCACATTTTGGCTGTGTGTCCTGCTATTGCTTATGGCAGATCTGCTCAACATAGATATACATAGCAATCCTTGGGGAAGGAATTAAAACCGTCCCCCATAATCCCCTATCTTCTAAAATCTGTATCCACCTTGGCGTCAAGAGACCTGCCGCAATGGGCCCCTCTGGGGCCGCCTCATATGGAAGTGCTGTGGTGCACTTTGTTGCGTGGCACAGTGGTACATCACTGGATGACAGGATCAGCCTCATAGGAGTCTGGGAGAGCGGTCTAGCTCAGGGATGTTGATGAACACAGTTTGAGCTCATTTCTCCATGAAGAGTGCTAAAATTAGCAATTCCTTCATTTCTGTACTGAGAGGTCACTTTGTGATGTTTTGATCTTCTGTTGGTCTCACGCATTCACGTGACGTGAAGTTGCAGGTCAGAGTTCAACAAACCTGAACTTTGCAGCAAAATATCTTCACACAGTCTTGTGTTTCCTGTCTGACGCTTTCACATACGTATGAATGTAAGTCAATGGAACGAGAAGTCTAGTAAAGTGGCTTTAAGTGAACTGATGAATTATAATGTATATGTTGTTCTCGTCATTCCACaatgtgggtggggggagtggtTAGTGTGTGCATGATTGGCATGTTGTCAGAATCTGTCACTTTAGGTTCGAATCCCGAGATGAAACATGTATTTAATTAGAATTAACATTTGAGAGTTGTGTTTTTATGGTTCTGTTTAGGCTTGGGCGGTATCCAAATTTTGATACCGTCAAACCTCCTCCCTATTTTACCTCGGTATACGGTATTAccgtgaataattaaaaaaaatatgacgtAAGGCTGAGACAGCATCACCAAACTGTTGGCTTGTGCCTAAACCATTCAGAAACTGTATCCCAAACACTAAtactgaaacaataacaaaatgacatgcacaacaatattaacaacttttattagcaacaaatagcaatagttaaacataattaaattaacataaacatacAGAACAGTTTTTGCGCAGAGATGCGcacacaaatcaataaaatcactTGGGGTGTgcacagatattattattataatattcgttcggctctaattattcgataaataaaaatgatattcgaatttcgaCATTTTTGCTTgccacaaagaaaagaaaaaagggaaaaaagtccacaataaaacctaattcggtcactttctgtgattctccacggcatatttgaagatgtatgaaagcaaaaaaataatgaatgaataagaactgcggtcttctacagtagctacttcaaatatgccgtggagaatcacagaaagtgaccgcatTCGAGAACATTGTTccggcatctctcaagcaacgaataaactccgctaacttggagaatgcagtgaaaactcctcttctcgcatctgccctagaccctcggccCAAAGATCTCAGGTTTCttgatgaaaacatgagagaagtaagaaaaaaaaacctttttggaacattatcagaacattttccttgatgcgagaCGAGTGGTGCatcaccaacgatgaagaggatgcaatgtccactcgtcggaaaagatcttcttcttctccagttcttcagcgatgattacagagagtccagccgagacgagtgggaacacttcttgctggagccatgtattccaccagatgaggatcccattcagtggtgaaacgaaaacacgaagcgcttcacaaaacttattcgcttagcacaccgttatttgtgagttCCGCCAAtgtctgtgccgtcagagcgcgttttctccgcggccggtgtcctgacattttatcctaccctgtcagattttcctacccgggtttactgcacacgcgcacatcaatatcgcgtcctttgttctaatgctaaacaacgatatttaatgtatctgcattactgtaagggtaggttaagggttggggtaggtgtagactttaataaaaacgcaatctaattggtagaaaataatatttattgttggtttcctgtagctgtatcccttctagctacaaccgcgaatataacacataattactgtatttgcagtactgtaagggtatgattagggttgtggtaggtgtagacattaataaaccatACCTTTACAGTATaatttttcgttgtggaattgtactacccactgtttaagtgggaggtaggaaaatctgacagcgtaggacaaatcgacagaacaccggccttatttttaacagattaaggagccgactttcccccgatcatgtttacatgccgtttcttaacaagaacatgtaaaacaatagaaaaaaaagcaaaaaagatttgcagacagtttcaaagttaagtgtaagcTACATTCTGTACAATGGcataattgctgcaggctgcttaacgttttttctttgttcattttttttttttgcttttaatctgtaggttacttttgtttgtttgcgttgttaaagtttttcagctacaaaacacgatgtgttatgttcaagcttattgtgtgtaagcttgttccaaaatgacagaaacaataaatgttgctgaaaaataacgtctgtctcattaaacttaatttaaataaatattcgaatattcgttttttgtgagctcaaaattattggaatgtgatatttgcggaaaaacGCCCCTCCCATAAAAATCACACTGCACGAACAACTTTTAATAACAAAGAGCAGCTGATAAAAATGAGAGAATagacccaaaaataaataaatatatatatatatatatatatatatatatatatatatatatatatatatatatatatatatatatatatatatatataaaataaaaaattattgaaaagcaatatgtttaaataaaaacaacttctttCCAGTCTTCCttccaaaatagttttttaatgaaaataaaataaaaatacccgaatccgttaaataaaaaaataaaataaacagtgccaATAGGAACGAATGGCAAGTGGCATACAATCTAGTCAAGAGTTTTCGCTAGGGCACGTTGTGGACCGACAACTTTACCTGCGGTGCTGAAAACCTGCTTCGATGGTGTGCTTGTGGCACAGACGCACAGGTACTTTCGTGCCACTCGCGACATCTGGGGAAAACACCAGTCAGCATTTTTCCATGAATGAAGTGGGTATTGTCTCCTTGACTAACTGGCTCTAAACAGTAGGCTGTAATTTCAGCTTCGATTCGGTCCTCTACGTTGCCGATGCCGACAGGACCTGCCATTGCATCggcttttttttttgagtcatcTTTTTTCGTGAGGGCACAATTTGCAAATAGCCTCGTCCTTATTTACCACCTCTCCCTTCTCGTTCGGTCAAAACCCGAAATACTGGCAAACTGCAgaatttatgttctttttttgagACCAGGTCACTCGGTGCGCAACTCGCCATCTTTtcccctcctctctctttctcctcgtcTCATTGTCACACGATGACAACCACGCATACACATTTTTAGgcattaaatacattatatttaatatttaatccttGTCTCCTATAtaagtgcattgttttttttgtttgtttgtttgtttttttttattaacggtATGACGGTATTGGAACTGATACCGTTGCTATTTTTAGATCCCGCGGTATACCATATTACCTTATTACCGCCCAAGCCTAGTTCTGTTCTTGTAATGTGTTTTAACATCTCTCTGACAACATTATTTTGgtcataaaaaaattacattattaaaagaCATCAAGCCACAAtgcctgcctttttttttttttttttacatataaaaattttgatttaaatatataaattgttctGCTGCATTAACTCC
This genomic interval carries:
- the LOC128016970 gene encoding G2/mitotic-specific cyclin-B2; translated protein: MEMNALRNANNPVFIGGKGGPVNGAARRPVFGELSNFTHKPVQTKNVKPVLSVKPTAQPAVVQPRRAQVQLEIPQAVPALPPAQADVSMKEEELCQAFSNTLFPVEDIDEGDTDMPQLCPEYVKDIYAYLQSLESKQSVRPRYMRGYDINGRMRALLVDWLIQVHSRFQLLQETLYMTVAILDRFLQVQPVTRKKLQLVGVTAMLIACKYEEMYVPMVGDFAYIADGAFTKAQIREMEMLILSELNFELGRPLPLHFLRRASKAGNADAEKHTLAKYFLELMLLDYDMVHFNPSESAAAALCLSQLVLDGQKWSPTQQHYSTYDEAHLKPIMQHIAKNVVMVNEGLSKHVTVRKKYSSSRLMKISLLPQLKSSLVKDLAAPLLSRS